The DNA region GAGGGTGGAGGGGCACACGGAGAGGCGGCCAAGCGGCCACCCTAGGGCGGAGGGGCCGGCCGATTCCCTATCTGGGCCAGCTATCTACCACGTGGAGCCGCCGGAGGGGCTGGCCGGGCCGGGCCAGCCCCACTGTGGGGTACTGGTAACTCTTGGTGAAGTCGTCCCGGGATGGTGGGCGCTCCGATGGGGGTGCAGCTCCCGGGGACACGCGCTCCGACTTGATGCTGAGTGCTGGGGCTGGCGGAGAGCCTCCCGGGGCCGCTGGAGCCTCCTCACCGGGACCCGGGACCGAGCCGGGGCGGACGCTGAGGGGCCGAGAGAGAAATAAGGGAGTGAGCCCTGGCCCCGGCCCTGGGCAGACCTGAGCTGTAGGCATCTCCTCCCAGCCCCCGGGGACTCTCCGGACATTAGCGCTGGAAGGGCCCCTAGACTTCATCTGGTccagcttgcccagggtcccccagGTAGTAGGCTGCAGCACCTGGAGTCCGAgcatcctcccttccctttcccagccTGGGGAGCTAGGCAGGGCTAGGGGCACCAGACCCCACATTTGGGAAGTGGCTTTTTTCACCGCGACGCAGGGCGAGGGGCGGAGGGCACTACCCGGTAGGCCACACTACCCGATAGGGGGCAGCAGGCGCCCTGCTGAGTGAAGTCTGGGGGTAGGTCTTGGAGGGACAGGTTAGGTTGGGGCTGAGGATGGGGCACGGGAAGACTAGGAATATGAGATGGGTGATGGGAAGTCACTGGGGGCTGGGATACTCACCTAAGGTGTGACTGGGAGCTGGGGGATCTGTCCCCCTTTGGGGGCTGCCAGGGGACCAGGGCCATGGGCTGGAGGAGGCCCGGGTGAGGGGAGGGGTCTCCATGACCATACTCTGTAGGGAGTGGGGATAAAGTCAGCTGGAACTGTGTGTTCTAGGGGGAGACTCTGGACTGatggaaggaagacaggaggagGAAGGTAAGCCTGGGACAAACTAGATTTCACTCCAAGCTCTAATCATGTCACCAGgagtccaaggtcatgcagggaTTCTTcccccccctcttccccccctgCCCCTTACTTAGCATCATTTagactcttccctccccacacccctcccCTTAGCCTTGGACTAAGCCCTTAGTGAAACCTTTTTTGACTTATAGttcagcaaataaatatataaattgatTGGTAAGTGTGTCTGATTCTGTGACCCAATCCTCAGGGCTGGAGCACAGCTTAGAGCTGCCTCCTCTGAATGGGGTTTAGGGAACATGTATGTATTTAGGGAGGGTCTTACCTGCCTGgctagaggaaaggaagggaaaagcccCCAGTCCATGACTGGAGAGACCACCATTGCCAGGGGCTGAGATGGGGCTAGGGCTCTGGAGGCTTCCGTAGAGAGTTCTCTGTGGGAAGGGTGGTGGTACTGTCACATACCCATGTTTCTCCCACCACTCCCACCTTCCCCCCATTCTGCCATAGTTCCCATTCCTCACTCACCGTGGCACTCAGGCCCGCCCTGGGCCCTGTCAGGTTGCTAGGCAGGTCTGGCCTCCGTCCATCAGCTGCCACATATAGAGGGGGAGGGCTCTTGTTGGTCAGTGCCCGAGGAAGGTTGCCTGGGGAGAAGAGTGGGGGCCCTAGACCTGCTGAGAGGAGCAGAGGAGAAAGTGTACCAGAAGGAGCACTAtctatcctcccttcccccactctgaaAATCCTGAGAACCCCAGGCCTGTCCCCGCAGGAGCCCCATCACCTAATCTTCTGCCTACTCCTCATGCCCCCATTCCTGTCCTGCTACTCTGCCCTTGCTAGGGGGGCCCACCCACCTTCAACTCTCACCTGGGGTCAGCGGCCCTGGGGAACGGCCTGATGGGGGACCAGCCTTGGATGCCGCAGGGCGGAAGGGGGATGGCCGGCCCTGGCCAGGGGAGGCCTCGCCTAGACCGCATGGTTCAGGCCCAGCCCCTGGGGGAGGCACTGCCCCATATGCCAGGTCAGGGCTAGGCAGTGCAGGAGTCGACGACTGcagggcagagaaaaggcaggaatcACTGGTTAAGTTTGAGATCTAGGGTAAGAAGTATTagtcctgttttacagataaggaaattcaggCTCTAAGatagtaaatgacttgcccaaagtcatgcagctgGTAAGGGGGTAAAGCTGACATTTTAATACAAttttccagattccaagcccatgttctttttccccttgctCAGATGTgggaatgagagagaagaagggaaatccAGATATAATGAAGGGGAGGAGGGTTTAGAGAGATGAGATTTAGCCATGGGAGAAGACACTCACATAAAACCTGGGTCGGACCAGGGCTATATCAGCTCCATCGCCACCAAGACGCCGCAGCTTCTCCCCAGGCTCCATCAGCCCCTCGTCCAGCTCCAGCTCCTGACTCTCTAGGCCAAGCCCCTTCCGCTTCAGTGTCTGGGGAGAGAAGAAATCATAGGACACAGATATTTCCCCATTGGTAGGGGAGAGCTTACCTCCCACTTACTGGGGTTCTCCCATTAGATCCCATCTCCCACTCTAGATAGTATCCCTCATTGGGACAATGGGTCTAGGAGCCTCAGGACTGAGGGGGAAGACACTGCTCCTGCCCGAGGGTAATCCCTAATCTGAGGAATGAGCCCTGGTCTGATGGGGAGAAGGATGTGGCAACCAAGGACCTGTCTTGTGGATAGGAGGTATGGATAATAAGTAGCCCAGATGAGTCCAAAAATCATAGAACTGGACCTCAGAGGGGGCCTTttaacatagaacacagaatgtcagagctggaagagaacttagaacagaaaatgtagaatgtcagaggtgggagagacTTCAGACCTAAAATGTCACAGGAGGGATTTTAGAACAGAGAACGTCAAAGCTGAATGAGACCCTAGAACCTGGAATGTTAGAATGGAGGGGGCAGATCTTGGCATCCAGACTGTCACAGTTTGGAGGGATCATAGCACAGAGAATGTTGGTCTGAATGAGACCCTATAACCCAGAATGTTAGTGCCAGgatcttagaacaaagaatgtcagagcagagAGGAATCTTAGaacagtgtcagagctgagagggatctTAGAGCATGGACTATCAGGGCTTGAAGGGCCATCAGAGACCTTCTATTCCTGCCTCCCAGGTCCCGAGGGGCAGGCACTGAGTCACCTCGAGGATGTCCGTGTTGGTGCGGCTCTCGTGGGGCTCACTGTACTCAGTATACTTGAGCAGTACTCGGTCCATGTCGGTGCTGGCATACTGAAACAGGCGGTTGGCACTGTTGAAGATGATGAGGGCGATCTCACAGTCGCAGAGAACACTCAGCTCGTAGGCCTTCTTCATCAGCCCGAACTTCCTCTTGGTAAAGGTCACCTGGGTACCAGACACAcagatgaggagagggagaggaggcaggCGGGAGGTGCAGGCCTCCCAGGCTCACACTTGGGTGGCTTGTTCCATCTGCTCATTGGGGTCCTTGCCTTGGATGCCTGAGCTCCTCCTAAGAACCTCTGGGCTTTGGAATGAGAGCCAAGTTATCTGGTTCTCCTAACTTTCTATAACTGGTTTTACCCTACCAGTGTTGGGAGGAAGGATTTGTCATAGAGGCTCTCTTTATATGAGGGGATCTTAAAGGGATAAGAAGgtaggtctttttgtggtggctaagaactggaaatctaagggatgcccatcaattggggaatgactgaacaagctttggcatatgattgtaatggaatactattgtgctataagaaatgatgggcaggatgatttcagaaaatcctgggaagatttatatgaactgatgcaaagtgaagtgagcagaaccaggagaacacactattggatgaagaactgtgaatgacttggctattctcagcaatacaatgatccaagacaaccccaaaggaatAATGATGAAGCGTGCTATCagcccccagagaaagaactggtattgtTTGACTGCAGACTGAAGCctcctatttttcactttctttctttttttcttttatttcagtcttcttgtacaaataactaatatgggaatgtttcacatattgcacatgtataacctatatctggttgcttaccatctcaaggaggagggtggggaaggaggaagggatagaatttggaacacaaaacttcaaataaaaatgctttaaaaatgaaaaatgttaaaaaagaaagttgtGCCACCCTCTCACATCTGCCCCTGACTCCTCCCAGctctttaatctctccctctgTGCTCTGGAGCCCCCATGACCATGCCCCGGGTTTTAGTCTTGGCCCTGCCACTAACTTTCTCTGAGACCAGGAATaaatgactcagtttcttcagacttcaattcttccttcctctgagtGAGTTGTCCTGGATGTCCTTAAAAGCCCCTGCACCTAAGGGTCATTTTTGTGTCTCCATGAGTCACAGGTTTCTTTGAAAGGCAGGACAGGCTCTGTCATTGCCCAGGGTATTGACccagaagtcaggagacctgggttctaggaaCTTGCAGCATggtcttgggaaaatcatttcccttttctgctgAGCTTCCCTCCCCTGTCTTCCTTCTAGGGCCAGTGTTCAGTGAGCAAGCCCTCCCAGTAAATAGGGAGGCTGAGAACTCCAGCCTCAGAGGAGGCTGGAGGtggcttccttccctccctcaaccTTCTTACCTGACGGTTCCGTTGATCTAGAATTCTGGAgatctgaatttttttccttcccatggTGTGGACTGGGCACAGGCtgcagagggggaaagggaggactGGGTGAGCTGAAAGCCTTTCAAACCATTCACTACCACAAAATGTGTCTGTGCCCTGAGTAAAACTGAAACGTACCTACCTcctcttctattaaaaaaattatatgactttttatatttaggtTATGTGTCAATTTGGAACCTATTGGGTGGCATATGgtatgaggtgttggtctaaacctatttCCAGGAGGAAAACTGATCTATTCAGGGTCCACCACTGCCCCAAATTCTTCCACAGGTGCTTGTTATCTGCTTAGCAAGGCCATCCAAAaactgtcacacacacacacacacacacacacacacacacacccctcccttaaaaaaaaaaagaaagaacaaagaatgtcacCCAAGAGCACTCTCAGAGcatggaacacagaatgtcagaggtgggagagatTTTCGAGCTCAAGgaatccaacccttttattttaacaGGGAAGTCGGCCTGTTCTTGCGATAGAGGCTTACAAGCTTTGGCAGGTTGCCAGATCAATGTGAGTCTCGTGTGCGCTATATCCATACTAGGCTGCATTTAGAGGCCAAAGGACAGAGGTGAGACTTCCGCCGTCCTCCACCCTGGCCAGacctcatctggaatattgtgttcagctccggggccatattttaggaagactaTTGACAAACTGGAGTGTGTTGGGGAAGGGGACAATCAGAAAGAGAAGGGACCTTTTATAGAATAACTGGTCAAGAAGCTGAAGATGCCTAGCAAGAAGAGGAAAGTTTAAAGAgtccttggccccagaaggcaggaCTCAAAACAGCAGACAGAAGAGCTTGAAGGGGCAGCAGATAGAGCCCTGGgggtggagtcagggagatctgagttcaaatgtgactgtagatacttagtagctgtgtgaccctggacaagtcatctaaccttcagtttgcctcaggttcctcatctgtaaaatgaactggggaaggaaatgacaaaccacgccagcatctttgccaagaaaacccaaaatggggtcacaaagagccagatgcGACTGAACAGCAAATAATTTTGCTCAATTGTTCGATGTCAGAGAAAATAGCCCTAAAATTAGGACTGCCTAAATAAGATGGACTGCCTTGGTAGATAAAGGCTGgatgtctttttgtttgttgggGATATGGGTCTGGATATTTCTGCTCAGGCTAGGATTGGATTTTGAGGCACCATCTCGATTCAGTTTTCTGAGTCTCTAGAAGTGAATTACCCAAGATTACGTAgccaataaaaaaggaaaaaattctttaGGATGTTTGGGTTGGAGGGCCGTTATGTTTtttacttcctcccccttcccccaactcccacCCTCGGAAGCTAAATCGACGGGCAGCCTCCGGAAACAGAACCAGGACCAGCCACCAAAGTCGCTAAATGGAGTCCTTTGGTACACCGTGAGAGAaacagtgggggtgggaggagagggcgTGTCCTCACCAAGCCTTAGCCAGTTTGGGAACCAGTTGGCTGGGTATTTTGGGAAAGAAGGGCTGCCCAAGAGACTAATAGGATTTGTAGACCCTTCTGCATAGGAGAAGGCTGGAGGCCTTGAAGAGTGGGAAAGGGCTCCTGGGAGACATAGGCCTAGGGGACTCGGTACCCCTTAGCATGTGCCATCCACCTGTCATAGAGTCATAGAATACCAGAGTTGGGAAGGAACATGTTGGACCCGCTttagggtcatctagtccaatgcccccttattttagagatgagaaaagaagcTCATAGACCTctcttaaggtcacacaggtatcccagagttggaagggacccggGACCTTCTTGTGGAATGACCCGAATCAGGGTAGTGAGCTGCCCATCACTGGAAATCTCTAAGTAGGGCATAGGTTTACAATATGAACAAGGAGGTAAGCAgcagagctgtgatttgaacctggatctccTGTTCCCAAGCCCAGGACTCTTCAAACTATGCCTGGGGAGTCaagggcatggaggtgggagggacaAGGCTGGAGTCCAGTCTCAATTCTGGGGCTGGTGCTAAATTTAACATCAGGGCTAATTTTAATTCTGGACGGAAACCGCAGTGTTCCCACGGCCTAGGCCTCGTCCCTCCACCCCCGCCTGTCCCCCAGGGGCCCTTGGTGACATGGGGAGCTGTGCCCCCTGCCTTCCCAAGGGAAAATGCCAGTCTTGTTCCCAGCTGGGCCCCTTCCTCCATGAGGGCCCATCACCCCCAGTCATGGAGAGGGGATCTGGGGAAGGGGGGGTGGGGCTTCAAGCAGAGGACAGTTCCTGTCCATCcttgttttccaagaggaccaggGTCGGCACCGGGTGATATCTCGGCTTGCGTGTgagttagatttaagtgaggtggagtCACACAGAGTtgtcagcctcgctctctcttccaaagtcatggcagtccagtggcaggacaaaagtgaaGGTAACTGGTGACAGCTCGAGATGCGTTTTCAATGGCAGAGATGTTCTGGGACGAGGGCTTGcccagcccttttcagagctgctcctCTAATCTCACAAGCAGAAAAGAGGCAGGTTGTAGGGCAATCTGTTCAAACTGGATCTATCATCCCCTCCAAGAAATTGGCCACAAGTGGTTATTCAGCCTCTGGCTGACCAGGTCCTCCCTCCCCAGGTAGACCATCCCCTTCAGGGCAGCTCTAAGAGGGGCAGGGAGTACAATGGTTAGCACACTGGCATCAGAGGACTTGAATGCTAGCTCTATTACTTACTTCctctgtgtccttgggcaaacgACTTTCCCTCTTATAGGcctgtttcctcctgtgtaaaatgagggggtgggctaGTTGGCCtacagggtcccttctagctttagagcAATGACTCCCTGAAATTTTTCCTTGAGTTGAAATCTTCTTTAACTCCCTCCCATGGCCCTTGTCCTTTGTCCTGATCTCTGGGTCCAAGCAGAATACAAAGGCTTGGGCTACCTTGATGTCCTCATCCTCCAGGCTTAACTTCTCCAGTCTCCACATCCTGAGCTCCTTTCAGTGAATGGCTGGTCCTCAGTCCCCTCACCAGCCTCCAGCTCCATAAGATCCAGGGCTGGAAAGGCCTTCGGAGGTCACCTgttccatccccctcattttatagatagatgaGGAAGCTATGGCCCACACAAGGGGTGAAGTACCTCATGCTAGGACAGCTAGGATTTGGGgactggtcttctgactccagggttctTTCTGAACCACCATGCTGGTTCtccaaagggagggggaggaaaaggggaaggggacaatGGGGCCTTCTCTTTCCTAGTGGCTCTGATGGCACCAAACTCCCTCACCCTAAAGCCCTGGCTGCTGGTGAGGGAGAAAATCAATGTCAAAGAGCCCTCACATTTCAGGACCCCAGGCTCACAAGGGGAAGCCCGAGAACCAGACCCGATCTTGGAATCTTTCCCTTCTACTGGGATCCAGAAGGGAAGTCTCTGCCTAAGGTTCCAACCAAAGATGGTGAGGCAGTGGGCCCTGGGTTGGACCTATTACCCCTGACACCACCCCAGTCCTCCCACTAATGCAGCAcccctcttacacacacacacaccttaggATCCCAAAGGAAGTTTCAGGTCTTTCAGGTCTTCAGGGTTATTCTTTAATCTTCCATTCAATCAATAGGGACCCGGGTGGCCCATTGGTTAGAGCACTGACCCTAaagccagggagacctgagttttagtCTGGCCTCAGATGGTTACTAGTtgtacaaccttgggcaagtcacttagcctctgtctgcctctgttttgtcatctgtaacatggggataataatagcacttatctcccagaaCACttctgatgatcaaatgagatatactGGAAAAGTGCTTCGCCAGTCTTCAAGTTCCATAAAAATGCTAATTGTTAttatgaaggaagaaggaaacaagcatttattaaatgccaactgtgTGCGGATAAGAGGCAGCGTGGAGCCATAGACAGAGAGCCGGATGCAGAGCCAAGCCAAGAAAATCTGTTTAAATTCTGACTCCGCTACATttcagctgggtgaccctgggcaagtttttgTCAGTGTTCTAGACTCCCAGCTGCAGAGAAGGGGCTCACCCATATGGATAGAAGAAGTCTCCTCACCTGGGGTTCCCTAACCCAGTAAAACCTCAATCtaatctaggggtggggaacctgcgtcttcgaggccacatgtggccctctaggtcctcgagtgtggccctttgatggaatccaaacttcacagaacaaatacttttattaaggattTATATAAGGATTCCCtattcctatgtgccaggcatgggaaatacagagacaaaagtggaAGCATGCCCATCCTCAAGGACAGCATctctatctatgtgtgtatgtatatgtatatacatatacatataacatatacacacataatatagacataaataatatatacatacacatatataatatatatatatatagtctcctCTGGCTACATTGTAAGCTATgggcatacatacacatatctacatacaaaataaacacaagaaaatttggggaggggtgggaaagcATTAGCatctgggaagatcaggaaaagcttcacgtGGAAAAAAACTCTGACTTCTAAGGGCTGGAGGTGAGGAAAATGATCATCCTAGATGTACGGCACAGCCaaggcaaaggcacagagaaggaaggagtgagtgtttgtgtgtgtgtgtgtgtgtgtgtgtgtgtgtgtgtgtgtgcatgcatgtgtgtgtgtgtgtgtgtgtgcacgcgcgcgcaaTAGTTTGGTGGGACCATAGTATGCCTGAAGGGAAATTACATGTAATGAGCATGGAAAGGTAGggtggggccaggttgtaaagggcttcatatttgatcccagaagtaatagggagccactggagattatcGAGCAGGGGGATGCCATGGTAGGAACTGTGCTTAAAGAAAATCATCTTGTCAGAAGGGTAGAGGATGGATGggagtgggaagaaacttgaggTAGGTAGCCCAACTAGAAGTCCATTTAGAAAGTCCAGGCAGGAGATGATGAGGGCCGGTATGTTTGTGGCTGCACGAGTGGAGAGAGCGGGACACATCCAAGAGGTAGAAATGGCTAAATCTGGCAACCAACTCGATATGGGATGGGTGAGGTGGAGGAGTTGcaaacctgggtaactggaaggatgccgaggccttcaacagaaatagagaagttcggAGAAGGGGTGAGTTCGGGAAGAAAAGACCATGAATAGAGTTTGGACCAAGCGGAATTTGAGATATCTACAGGCCATCCAATTCGAAATGTCCACTAGCCAGTTGATGATGTGGTTACCCAAGAGAAAGAGTGGAGCTAGTTGTATAGATATGAGTCAGCAGCCtaatgatgataattaaacccatgggacctgatgaggtcaccaagtgagtgTATAGAGAGAAGGGAACCCAGGACAGAGTGtggggcatgatatggatgatgagccagccaaggaaatggagaaggagTCAGATAGCTAGGAGGACCAAGAGACAGCTCTGTCacctggagaggagagagtggtCCACAGGGCCAAATGTTTCAGAGTTGTTAAGGACAAAGATGAAGAGAGGCCATCAGATTCCCAGTTGAGAGATCATCgataactttgaagagaacagtTTCCATTGAGCGATGAGATTGGAGGCCAGATTGCAAGGGGATGAGggatgagaggaagaggaagtgaaGGCAGTTAGTGTGGACAGCTTTTCCTGGGTGTTTGGtcatgaaagaaaagaaacatatagGGGATGGTTTGAATGGATGGTAGGGTCTAATTAAGGTTTATTCAGGATCAGGGAGACTTGGGCATGGCTGAAGCCCTTGCTTGAAGGCTGGGTCAGTAAGGAAGAGTCCATGGCCTTCAAGGGCAGGCCACTCTACTTTGTGATGGCCCTAATTATTAAGAAAGATCTTCTTACATTGACCCAAAATTGGTCTCTCTACAATTTCTGCTCCTCATTCTGCCATATGAGACcaggccttcaaatacttggacgGAGCAACAAAAGAATTGATCGCTCAGTGTCTTGGAAGGGCATCGAGACCATGTCTGCCGGCTTTCAGTCTGGGACCCCTTCCATTGTAACATACTGTATAAGAACCACagaatttgttgaatgaatgtatgTTGCTTCCTGCATGCACCTCAGCCTCATCATCCCCTCTGACCAGAAATAATTCTATATGCAAATCAATTGAGTTAACCCTTTGAGGCTCCAGGTGTGACTGTGGGGGAATGTGGACCGCAGGCCACAGGAGGCCTATGCTTCTTTATAGATACAAATGCAAATCCGAGAGTCGGCCTCATGCAAACCCTGGGGTCACCTGGGTCTGGCAGGCGGGTGACTCACAGACGGGGCAGCTTTGGACCTGCTTTGGCCCCACATGTGCCAGAGGGAAcagggagagggtgggggaggggaggcccgGAAGGCCCGGAAACTGAGATTCAGCAGGTGGCCAGGCACCTCAAAGCTAAGGCTgcaccttctcttccctctcccaacaTGGGCCACAACCATCTGCTCTGATCTTTTGTAGAAGTCAGGGCCAAAGGTACGATTACTTCATTGACCTCAAAGGTCAGGGTTAACAGTTATGGCCTGTCCTGGGGAAAGGCGGCAGCCTTACCTCtgaggggtttggggaaaagtCAAGTCTTAGCGAAAAATTCATAGGCCTGGGTCCTAACTCTCATCCTCTCCAAAGTGACTGCCTCAGACTTACACCATCGGGCGCCAGGCCATTCCTGGGCCAAAGGGAAGCCTGGATTTCTGTCTGTATTTTCCCATGGAATGACCCCCTTTCCACTCCAATGAATCTTCTATCCCCCTTAGGAGTCCTCTTTCCCTCTGCCCCAAGGAACTTATCCCCtgatagaggaaagaatgctaactttggagtcagaggaactggattcaaattctgactcttccTCAGTGGGACCTTGGGCAGGTAATTTAATTTCCCTGGGTCTCGATctcctcaagtgtaaaataaaggggtaggACTAGCCAAATCCAGTGTCTCCCTCCAACTGACCCTGCCCTGGCTCTCTCAGAGTTCCGTCTCAATGGGACATAGATTCTGGGAGAAccagattcaaatctcacctcagacacttattaaagGTATGACTAGACAAATCATCCCCCCTGTCTGGGCTTCCCTTTACTCTTGCGTAAAGTCTGGGTCTCTAAAATGTTCTTCCAACAATGAATTGATGATCCCATTAGCTTTTTCACTCAACGGGGCTCCCTCAAGAGGCTCCTTATTGCCCTCTTCCACCATATTGGACTCCCTGACTCTGTCTTGGAGCCCTCAATCCACCTAAGGAGGCAAAGATGCCCTTTGTCATTTCCCTCACTGAGGGAGAGACCCATCACTTTGGGGTGGGCTGGCTTAGAGCTTCAGCTGGCTGGTTTCCTGCTTATATGGTGCTGGGCCCAGCCGCCCCTCCTTGCCTACCTGTCTGTCTTTGGGGGCCCAGAGGATCATAGGGCTAGAACTGGGGGAGACCTCAGAAATCGACTGGTTCACTCTCTTTAGTTTACCTTAAGTCCAGAGAGGGGAACAGACTTGTCCAAGTTCCcaaggcagagccaggattagaaccttggtcctctgactctaaatcaggTATTTTTTCCACTGTACAAGGCCAACCTGTTTATGGGTCATTTCCCTCCCGACAGAGAAAGCAAACTTCCTCTTTGTTGCCTAATTGGTACTGAGAGCAGGCCCTTGCCCTGGGGAAGCCTGGGTTGTTCCAAGCAGCTGAACCAGGAGTAGGAATGAAGGAGGGTTGGGGAAGGACCCCAGGGAGAGGGAATCAAGGGGAGGATAGATATGATGAGTTATTACTGATCACAAGCTATAGgattctcccttcttcttcttgtaACCCTCCAAGGGTCTGGGAAAGTGGAAAACAAACTAGACAGAGAAAGTCCAGCTTTGAATCTGGGGCTCTAGACACTTTCTCCTGTGTGACCTAAGGCAAGCCATTTCCTCAAGTCTATGCCTTGGTTTCCCTAGGAGGTATGAGATGGAGGGGAAGTTAGATAGAAAGGATCGTTGAATCAGAGctttttagaactgaaaggaacatTATGAATTCAAAGTAGTCTCATGGCCCTTAGGGGGTGAGGACcgcatggggaaactgagaccccaggtGGGGATGACTTGTCCCGGGACCCACAGTCAATAAGTGGTGAAGCTGACCAAACACCTTGAACCAGATCGCTAAAAGCTGGTAGTGAAAGAGGGGGTCCTGGGGCAGTTCCAGGCCACCTGAGGGTGGATGCCCAGCCAGGGGCAGAGTATGATTTTTACA from Trichosurus vulpecula isolate mTriVul1 chromosome 1, mTriVul1.pri, whole genome shotgun sequence includes:
- the MEF2B gene encoding myocyte-specific enhancer factor 2B isoform X1; this encodes MGRKKIQISRILDQRNRQVTFTKRKFGLMKKAYELSVLCDCEIALIIFNSANRLFQYASTDMDRVLLKYTEYSEPHESRTNTDILETLKRKGLGLESQELELDEGLMEPGEKLRRLGGDGADIALVRPRFYSSTPALPSPDLAYGAVPPPGAGPEPCGLGEASPGQGRPSPFRPAASKAGPPSGRSPGPLTPAGLGPPLFSPGNLPRALTNKSPPPLYVAADGRRPDLPSNLTGPRAGLSATRTLYGSLQSPSPISAPGNGGLSSHGLGAFPFLSSSQAEYGHGDPSPHPGLLQPMALVPWQPPKGDRSPSSQSHLSVRPGSVPGPGEEAPAAPGGSPPAPALSIKSERVSPGAAPPSERPPSRDDFTKSYQYPTVGLARPGQPLRRLHVVDSWPR
- the MEF2B gene encoding myocyte-specific enhancer factor 2B isoform X2: MGRKKIQISRILDQRNRQVTFTKRKFGLMKKAYELSVLCDCEIALIIFNSANRLFQYASTDMDRVLLKYTEYSEPHESRTNTDILETLKRKGLGLESQELELDEGLMEPGEKLRRLGGDGADIALVRPRFYSSTPALPSPDLAYGAVPPPGAGPEPCGLGEASPGQGRPSPFRPAASKAGPPSGRSPGPLTPGLGPPLFSPGNLPRALTNKSPPPLYVAADGRRPDLPSNLTGPRAGLSATRTLYGSLQSPSPISAPGNGGLSSHGLGAFPFLSSSQAEYGHGDPSPHPGLLQPMALVPWQPPKGDRSPSSQSHLSVRPGSVPGPGEEAPAAPGGSPPAPALSIKSERVSPGAAPPSERPPSRDDFTKSYQYPTVGLARPGQPLRRLHVVDSWPR
- the MEF2B gene encoding myocyte-specific enhancer factor 2B isoform X3 yields the protein MGRKKIQISRILDQRNRQVTFTKRKFGLMKKAYELSVLCDCEIALIIFNSANRLFQYASTDMDRVLLKYTEYSEPHESRTNTDILETLKRKGLGLESQELELDEGLMEPGEKLRRLGGDGADIALVRPRFYSSTPALPSPDLAYGAVPPPGAGPEPCGLGEASPGQGRPSPFRPAASKAGPPSGRSPGPLTPAGLGPPLFSPGNLPRALTNKSPPPLYVAADGRRPDLPSNLTGPRAGLSATRTLYGSLQSPSPISAPGNGGLSSHGLGAFPFLSSSQAVQSLPLEHTVPADFIPTPYRVWSWRPLPSPGPPPAHGPGPLAAPKGGQIPQLPVTP